Within Bacteroidales bacterium, the genomic segment GAACCGTACTTCAGGTAGGTGATGGAATAGCAAGGATTTATGGGCTTTCGCATGTTGAATACAACGAGTTGATAGAGTTTGACAGCGGTATCAAGGGCATTGCCTTAAATCTGGAAGCCGATAATGTCGGAGCGGTACTTTTGGGTCCCTCGGAGCGGGTGAGGGAAGGCGAGCGCGTAAAAAGAACACGGCGTATTGCTTCTCTGGAAGTAGGAGAAGGGCTTTTGGGCAGGATTGTTAATACCCTCGGTGAACCCCTTGACGGGAAAGGAGCCATTAGCGGGGAAACTTATGAGATGCCCCTGGAACGCAAGGCGCCTGGAGTGATATACAGGCAGCCTGTTAATGAGCCTGTCCAGACAGGACTCAAGGCCATCGATGCCATGATACCGATTGGAAGAGGGCAGCGAGAATTGATCATCGGTGACCGGCAGACCGGGAAATCCGCCATTGCCATAGATACCATCATCAACCAGAAGGAATTTTATGACCGGGGCGAACCGGTATATTGCATATATGTGGCAATAGGACAGAAGAAATCCACGGTTGCCAATGTACAGAAAGTGTTGGAGAAACATGGAGCCATGGATTATACGGTTATTGTTTCGGCTACGGCATCCGATCCGGCAGCGCTTCAGTTCTATGCACCTTTTGCCGGTGCCGCTATTGGAGAATATTTTAGAGATACAGGCCGTTCTGCGCTGGTGGTTTACGACGATTTGTCCAAACAGGCGGTTGCCTACCGGCAGGTATCGCTTCTTCTGCGCAGGCCTCCCGGAAGAGAGGCCTACCCTGGAGATATTTTTTATCTTCACTCCCGCCTTTTGGAAAGGGCTGCAAAAATCATAGAATCCGATGATATAGCCGGGCAGATGAACGATCTCCCCGAATCCATAACCAATCAGGTGAAAGGAGGAGGGTCGATGACCGCATTGCCCATTGTGGAAACCCAGGCAGGAGATATTTCAGCATATATTCCCACCAACGTGATTTCCATTACCGACGGTCAGATTTTTCTCAATCCCGACTTATTCAATGCCGGTGTACGTCCGGCTATAGACGTGGGTATTTCGGTCTCCCGTGTAGGGGGCAGCGCCCAGATTAACTCCATGAAAAAGGTTGCCGGTACCATGAAGCTTGATCAGGCAGAGTTCAGAGAATTGCAGGAATTTGCTAAATTCGGCTCTGAGCTGGATCAGGCAACGCTGGAAGTACTTCATAAAGGGGAAAGAAACGTGGAGCTTCTGAAGCAGAGTCAGTATCAACCGGTGCCTGTAGAAAAACAAGTAGCCCTGATTTATTGCGGTACCAAAGGTTTATTAAAGAATGTGCCCGTGGATAAGGTCCGGGAATTCGAGAAAGCTTTCCTTGAAAAAATGGAAGTGGAGTATCGGGATGTATTGGATACCTTAAAAGCAGGGAAGCTGACGGATGAAGCTACTCAGACCCTTGAGCAGGTAGCCGGGGATGTAGCCCGGAATTTTTAATCATAATGATCAGTACAATATGGCCAATCTGAAAGAGATCAGGACAAGAATTGCTTCGGTGAGGTCGACCCGGAAAATCACCAATGCCATGAAAATGGTCGCCGCCTCTAAACTGAAAAGGGCTCAGGATGCTGTGATCAATCTCAGACCTTATGACAGCAAATTACGTGAAATTCTTTTTAGTTTGATCAGAAGCCTGGAAGGTGAAGAAATTTCCAGCCATTACCTTCGTAAAGGCAGGGAAGACAAAGTTTTGCTCGTGGTGATAACCTCTAACAAAGGCT encodes:
- the atpA gene encoding F0F1 ATP synthase subunit alpha is translated as MADIKPGEVSRVLKEQLEQEQTYSQLEEVGTVLQVGDGIARIYGLSHVEYNELIEFDSGIKGIALNLEADNVGAVLLGPSERVREGERVKRTRRIASLEVGEGLLGRIVNTLGEPLDGKGAISGETYEMPLERKAPGVIYRQPVNEPVQTGLKAIDAMIPIGRGQRELIIGDRQTGKSAIAIDTIINQKEFYDRGEPVYCIYVAIGQKKSTVANVQKVLEKHGAMDYTVIVSATASDPAALQFYAPFAGAAIGEYFRDTGRSALVVYDDLSKQAVAYRQVSLLLRRPPGREAYPGDIFYLHSRLLERAAKIIESDDIAGQMNDLPESITNQVKGGGSMTALPIVETQAGDISAYIPTNVISITDGQIFLNPDLFNAGVRPAIDVGISVSRVGGSAQINSMKKVAGTMKLDQAEFRELQEFAKFGSELDQATLEVLHKGERNVELLKQSQYQPVPVEKQVALIYCGTKGLLKNVPVDKVREFEKAFLEKMEVEYRDVLDTLKAGKLTDEATQTLEQVAGDVARNF